A single region of the Gasterosteus aculeatus chromosome 1, fGasAcu3.hap1.1, whole genome shotgun sequence genome encodes:
- the rsf1a gene encoding remodeling and spacing factor 1 isoform X3, producing MGGQKEIIYKCRVCRFANRGSSLCRQPGCFVIPLVPKPLVELHVKLLRKLGRSVTTDRWEKYLAKVCQELNGTWAWELEQEGYMGMSMECKSCILKYLCECQFDDNLKFKTAINEEEPEKMRLQPVGRDQQGLMYWLQLDHEQNIRLYTEEQDDLDGSTWNCIVRTRNDLAEALELLKSQVEGKQNPDADPNQNLYGSRSSSPTQKDEVDEAIGVTEPSRTAEQRTDRPTVHPVKEEEPLTQEVKLEETLPTKQANTEVEVKEEKVDSKSPPVFDNRVSTITTIVKLESKDPDAPKNAVSVVMAPGATATKPGAIKEGEAERAVVRSSQQAKIPLKKRELKIAESYHGNHLNNSNNNNNSSIIVCNPSVIQTKDASKEGKLPGPLAPPGGLTTSQPPPQQPLVTASRQELSNGGAFLPLLHKEGQNGVIGVIGQVGVVSHVGVIRSPSERHRAPGAEQQEQNGPGLDQREPAAEQDEREVSRQSVLVRKGAVEGGAAGAASDAQMAEKLPPPPPLKSDPLPDAVGGKVVSISLSSLSMCQEDPKQQAAGDPGEETTAEPSDRGTDTREQKEDDGDKRTSAVCGHPLAGEGATDDHKKNNSTLGKSEAESESTALLLQADQLDTKDHRGDGVNGGLAAPAKVKEAGLGSAERQGPLEEASSELQKEGIRLKIKIPPHRRNKLKGKGGKEEQKEREQEVNDDGRLLRRSARICRSALPTCRPSSKAADSGGKKPQKKQTLLGRARGEEEEEEDDEEEEDEEEQSSTAKNDGKTEAVGQIRKQKGKRRHRRPRWSNIRTKRRKLTEGEEAEGWGRKGGEGESEGERDSEESFKSGEIPSEDACSHCGLPNHPELILLCDSCDSGYHTACLRPPVMLIPDGEWFCPPCQHKLLCEKLEEQLQNLDSALKKRERAERRRERLVYVGISVENIIPEGDQPEEEKSTKKKDPKKSKNLGRRSTRTRKNISYRFDDFDDAIDEAIEEDIRDICGGAGQGRDIAAILSEEGAKGSQRPIRSQADSARNRKRRRLNDLESDSTAAESEDEFMLSNSSEDEDFAASGPDDDEVEDEEAGSVESGSRSARAVRGLPKQRPGIKKRRDRKRPRRRRRRSSEEEEEEEESDEEIGSDQYSDMSDSDADKKRRGLRRGQRQQVNYRETSESSDNSRASTKNFKVKGRGRPRKDHLSSDYSDASPSTRETEEDDDYEDEEEDGQRRRGKKRRREEEDLRRNRVRQKRRRHGEEEREQGSLLKKTRLEGRDKDKARRLRRPQREEEDAENMGRGKRREILSLQRRKRLAQMLKKRRPSTDDESESSEDDSDSTTSSSEEDRPVRKRLNRIDSDDDEEEDEEEEEEGGRPEKAPMCSAVEKRSDSDTQEKGRGRSLSPSNRHRTSRGPAKPGDGSPAEPGDGAGSDGGGRHNGPSNPEEKDEVEEEGHTDSLNSAQNSPRS from the exons ATGGGGGGTCAGAAAGAGATTATTTACAAATGTCGTGTGTGTCGCTTTGCGAACCGTGGCTCCAGTCTTTGTCGACAGCCCGGTTGTTTTGTGATCCCGTTAG TTCCCAAACCGCTGGTGGAGCTCCATGTGAAGCTGCTCAGAAAACTGGGGAGGTCTGTGACTACTGACCGCTGGGAAAAATACCTGGCTAag GTTTGCCAGGAGCTGAACGGCACCTGGGCGTGGGAGCTGGAACAGGAGGGCTACATGGGGATGTCCATGGAGTGCAAGTCCTGCATCCTCAAA TATCTCTGCGAGTGTCAGTTCGATGACAACCTTAAGTTCAAGACGGCGATCAACGAGGAGGAGCCGGAGAAGATGCGTCTGCAGCCCGTCGGTCGGGACCAGCAGGGCCTGATGTACTGGCTCCAGCTGGACCACGAGCAGAACATCCGGCTGTACACCGAGGAGCAGGACGATCTGGACGGATCAACTTGGAACTGCATCGTCAG GACTCGTAATGACCTGGCCGAGGCTCTGGAGCTGTTGAAGTCTCAGGTTGAAGGAAAACAGAATCCGGATGCGGATCCGAACCAGAACCTGTATGGTTCCAGAAGCAGCAGCCCTACACAGAAAGATGAAG TGGATGAAGCCATTGGAGTCACCGAACCCAGCAGGACCGCTGAGCAACGCACCGACAGACCGACAGTCCATCCTGTTAAGGAGGAGGAGCCACTGACACAAG AGGTGAAGCTGGAGGAGACGCTGCCCACCAAGCAGGCAAACACTGAGGTCGAGGTTAAAGAGGAGAAGGTCGACAGCAAATCTCCGCCCGTCTTCGACAACCGCGTgagcaccatcaccaccatcgtcAAGCTGGAATCCAaggaccccgacgcccccaaaAACGCTGTGTCGGTTGTCATGGCGCCGGGCGCGACCGCCACGAAGCCGGGGGCAATCAAAGAAGGGGAGGCGGAGCGGGCGGTTGTCAGGAGCAGCCAGCAGGCCAAGATACCACTGAAGAAGAGGGAGCTTAAGATCGCGGAGAGCTACCACGGCAACCACCTCAACaacagtaacaacaacaacaacagcagtatTATTGTTTGCAACCCATCAGTGATCCAGACCAAGGACGCGAGCAAAGAGGGCAAGTTGCCCGGCCCGTtggcgccccctggtggtctgACCACCTCACAGCCGCCTCCTCAGCAGCCGTTGGTCACCGCGTCGAGGCAGGAACTGAGCAACGGGGGAGCGTTTCTCCCCTTGCTGCACAAGGAGGGACAAAATGGCGTGATAGGGGTCATAGGTCAAGTTGGCGTCGTTAGTCACGTGGGGGTCATCCGCAGCCCATCTGAGCGCCACAGAGCCCCCGGCGCCGAGCAGCAAGAACAAAACGGGCCCGGTTTAGACCAGCGGGAGCCCGCCGCCGAGCAGGACGAGAGGGAAGTCAGCCGGCAGTCGGTGCTGGTGAGGAAGGGagctgtggaggggggggcggccggAGCAGCCAGCGACGCTCAAATGGCTGAAAAACTACCGCCACCGCCACCCTTAAAATCTGATCCGCTCCCCGACGCTGTAGGGGGAAAAGTAGTTTCCATTAGCCTGTCCTCACTGTCTATGTGCCAAGAGGACCCCAAACAACAGGCGGCAGGAGACCCGGGGGAGGAGACGACAGCGGAGCCGTCAGACCGGGGGACTGACACTCGAGAACAGAAGGAGGACGACGGGGACAAGAGGACAAGTGCGGTTTGTGGACACCCTTTAGCAGGGGAAGGAGCTACAGATGACCATAAAAAGAATAATAGCACTTTAGGAAAGTCAGAGGCGGAATCTGAGAGCACTGCTCTGCTTCTGCAAGCCGACCAGCTGGATACAAAGGACCACCGTGGAGACGGGGTAAACGGGGGGCTGGCTGCCCCGGCGAAGGTGAAGGAGGCTGGGCTCGGATCGGCGGAGAGGCAGGGTCCCCTAGAGGAAGCCTCCTCTGAGCTCCAGAAAGAAGGAATCCGGTTAAAGATCAAGATCCCCCCTCACCGGAGAAACAAGTtaaaggggaagggggggaaggAAGAGCAGAAGGAGCGGGAGCAGGAGGTGAACGACGACGGGAGGCTGCTGAGGAGATCTGCGAGGATTTGCCG ATCTGCTTTGCCAACCTGCAGGCCGAGCTCCAAGGCGGCTGACAGCGGGGGAAAGAAGCCGCAAAAAAAACAGACGCTGCTCGGcagagcgaggggggaggaggaggaggaagaagatgatgaagaggaggaggatgaagaggaacaGAGTTCAACTGCCAAGAATGATGGAAAAACAGAAGCTGTCGGCCAAATAAGAAAACAGAAG gGTAAACGGAGGCATCGGCGCCCCCGATGGTCCAACATCCGCACAAAGAGACGCAAACTgaccgagggggaggaggcagaaggctgggggaggaaagggggcgagggggagagcgagggagagagagactcagAGGAATCGTTCAAATCGGGCGAGATTCCCAGCGAGGACGCCTGCAGTCACTGTGGCCTGCCCAACCACCCCGAACTG ATCCTGCTGTGTGACTCTTGTGACAGCGGATACCACACTGCCTGTCTGCGGCCGCCAGTCATGTTGATTCCAGATGGAGAGTGGTTCTGTCCCCCCTGCCAGCAT aagctgctgtgtgagaaactggaggagcagctgcagaacCTGGACAGTGCTCTGAAGAAAAGAGAgcgagcagagaggag GAGGGAGCGGCTGGTGTACGTGGGAATCAGTGTGGAGAACATCATCCCT gaGGGAGATCAGCCAGAAGAGGAGAAGTCAACGAAGAAGAAAGATCCCAAAAAGAGCAAGAATCTCGGGAGGAGATCAACCAGAACCAGGAAGAACATCAGCTACAG GTTTGATGACTTTGACGATGCCATTGATGAGGCGATCGAGGAGGACATCAGAGACATCTGTGGAG GAGCAGGACAAGGCCGAGACATCGCCGCCATCCTTTCGGAGGAAGGGGCAAAGGGGAGCCAGCGGCCAATCAGAAGCCAGGCGGACTCTGCCAGGAACAGGAAGAGACGGAGACTGAACGACCTGGAGAGTGACAGCACGGCGGCAGAGAGCGAAGACGAGTTCATGCTCAGcaacag CTCAGAGGATGAAGATTTTGCCGCGTCAGGTCCTgatgatgacgaggtggaagaCGAAGAGGCGGGCAGTGTAGAAAGTGGGTCCCGCTCCGCGCGAGCGGTGAGAGGGTTGCCCAAGCAGCGACCCGGCATCAAGAAACGCAGGGACAGGAAGCggccgaggcggcggcggagacgctcctctgaggaggaggaggaggaggaggagagcgacgaAGAAATAG GCTCAGATCAGTACAGCGACATGAGCGACAGCGACGCCGATAAGAAGAGGCGGGGATTGAGGCGCGGCCAGCGCCAGCAGGTCAACTACCGCGAGACGTCCGAATCGTCGGACAACTCCCGGGCCTCCACCAAGAATTTCAAGGTCAAAGGCCGCGGCAGACCTCGCAAGGACCACCTCTCCAGCGACTACAGCGATG CGTCGCCTTCTACCCGGGAGACGGAGGAAGACGATGATtatgaagatgaggaggaagatggccagaggagaagagggaaaaagaggagaagagaggaggaagacctcCGGCGAAACCGAGTGAGACAAAAGCGAAGGAGACACGGCGAGGAGGAGCGCGAGCAAGGGAGTCTGCTCAAAAAGACACGCCTGGAGGGGAGGGACAAAGACAAGGCGAGGAGGTTAAGGAGgccgcagagggaggaggaggacgcggagaACATGGgcagggggaagaggagagagatctTGTCGCTGCAGCGCCGTAAGCGCCTCGCCCAGATGCTGAAGAAGAGGCGGCCTTCAACGGACGACGAGTCGGAGTCGTCGGAAGACGACTCCGACTCGACAACGTCGTCGTCAGAAGAGGATCGCCCCGTCCGCAAAAGACTGAACCGCATCGACTCCgatgacgatgaggaggaagatgaggaggaggaggaggagggcgggaggCCGGAGAAGGCACCAATGTGTTCAGCGGTGGAGAAGAGGTCCGACAGCGACACccaggagaaggggaggggccGCAGCCTGTCTCCGTCGAACAGACATCGGACCTCCAGGGGCCCGGCAAAGCCCGGGGACGGGAGTCCCGCTGAGCCCGGGGACGGTGCGGGATCAGACGGGGGTGGGAGGCACAATGGCCCCTCAAATCCAGAGGAGaaggacgaggtggaggaggagggccacACAGACTCGTTAAACTCTGCCCAGAACAGTCCGCGGTCGTGA